The nucleotide window TATATTTTCCCAATAAAAATAAGGATGTTAAGAGCATGGACATGTAAAGGATAGGAGAATGAGCCACCTCAAAGTGCAGCTTTGGTATAAGGACTTCTGGAATAAAAGCTTAATTGAAAAAGCAgatgcagccaggcagtgatggtgcatgtctttaatcccagcagagcatATTTCTGCTCTTGTGTTTAAAAAGAAGGATAGGAGTCCGGGCGCAGCGAACGAGCCGGGTGGTTGTGTGGTCGCGTCTCGGAAACCAATAGCCCTTGCGGAATGGCTGACCAACTGACCGAAGAGCAGACTGCAGAATTCAAAGACGCCTTCTCACCCTTTGACAAGGATGGCGATGGGACTATAACAGCAAAGGAGCTGGGGTCTGTGGTGAGGTCTCTGGGGCAGAACCCTACAGAAGCAGAGCTTCAGGACATGACTaatgaagcagatgcagatggtAATGGCACAATTGACGTCCCTGAATTTCTGACAAGGATGGCAAGAACAATGAAAGATACAGACAGCGAAGAGGAAATTAGAGAGGCATTCCACGTGTTTGATAAGGATGGCAATGGCTATATCAGTGCAGCAGAGCTCCGCCATGTGATGACAAACTGTGGAGAGAAGCTAACAGATGAAGAGGTGGATGAGATGATCAGGGAAGCAGACATCGATGGGGACGGTCAGGTAAACTATGAAGGGTTTGTACAAATGATGGCAGCAAAGTGAAGACATTGTACAGAATGTGTTAAATTTCTTGTGCAAAATTGTTTATTTGCCTTTCTTTGTTTGTAATTTATCTGTAAAAGGTTCCTCTACTGTcaaaaaaaatgcatgtgtagTAATTAGGACTTTATTCCTCCATGTTTTCTTCCCTTATCTTCTGTCATTGTCCTTAAACCTTATTTTAGAAAACAAGTCACATGTTGCACGTGGCTTACTCTGGATATATCCAAGCCCTTCTGCACATCTGAACTTAGATGGAGTTGGTCAAATGAGGGAACATCTGGGTTATGCCTTTTGAAAGTCGGTTTAGGATATGTCGGCATGTTGTTGTTGAAGCGTGGACTGTGGACAGTCAACAATATGTACTTAAAAAAAGTTGAACTATTGCGAAAGGGGTCTTTTATCCAGGTACTCGGACATTCTTTTTTTGTACTGCTGGTCTTGTaccagaaacattttcttttgttgttacttgctttttaaactttgtttagcCACTTAAAGAAAATCTGCTTATGGCACAATTTGCCTCAAATCCATTCCAAGTTGTATATTTGTTTTccaataaaaaaattacaattaaaataagataaaacacaaaGGAGGATAGATTGTTGGGTGatggtgatccatgcctttaattccatccatcattcaggaggcagaggtctgtgagtttgaggccagcagagttccagaaaagccaaagctacacagaggaaccttgtctaggaaggaaggagagagagagagagagagagagagagagagagagagagagagagagaaagggagggagggaggaaggaaggaaggaaggaaggaaggaaggaaggaaggaaggaaggaagaaagaaaatagatgcaAGGCAAGCCACCCTCTCTACTTGTCTGGCTAACAGCATGGTATCTGTGCTGGGAATCACCGACAGCCATAGATCCTAGAGAGCAATGGCACCCGAAGACTCTGTGGGATGAATTTTCCTGACTGTTCATCCTATCCATTAATCTTCTTTTTAGTTGCCTACCCACAGTTTGCTACCCTAGAGACCAAAGTTTGtcctttcccttctctgaaaTTTATTGGTGTTTTCCCCACCGTGGAGTGCTGAGGCCTGAAGCCCTGTCTTTGAATATGTTGGTCAGCATTTTTCTATCAGTTGAGCTATGTCCCAGCTCGGCTATCCTTTAAAGATACATGTACTTTTGAAGAACCAGCAAGACGGTTCATTGGTTAAAATGTGTGCCAGCAAAGCTGGTGACTCCAGCTCTGTCATTGGAAAAGCTCACTCtttggtaccaacttctattttagtgacttttctattgctgtgataaaacaccaaaaccaagGCGACTTATAAACGAAAGTGTTTTactttggggcttacagtttcagagtgttagAGTCCGTGATGGTCATAGAGGAAGCAAGGCATCAGGCAAGcagataggcatggtgctggagcagcagctgggagctcacatcttaatccacaagcacaaggcagagagagatcatTTGGAATGGCATGGGCTTCCGAAAACTCAAAGCTGATCCCCCAGTGATGcaattcctccaacaaagccacacctcctaatctttcccaaacagttccaccaactgggaaccaagtagtCAAACAAATAAGTCTatagggccattctcattcataccTCCACAAATGCCAACCAAGAACCAAAAGGGCAGAAGGAAAGAGATTTTTTGACTGCCCTATAAAGATAGATGTATGAGAAAGAATTTAGAAGGGCCAGGCTGGgtgatgaatgcctttaatccaagcactccagaggcagagataggtagaactctgtgagttcaggacgccagcctggtttacatagcaagttccaggccagccaaaactACATAGCAAACCCTGTctaggatggaaggaaagaaagaaggaatgaaggaagagtaAAAACAGAGGACCCACTCAATGCATCACCGTATCTACTACACATGTAGCAATGTGTACAAAAGCTTGTCTTGTATCTTCTATACAGTGGGAAGGATTGGCTTTAACCACTAAGGTTGATCATCTTCTGTTGCTTAATGATTGTTCTTATTGCAAATAGTTTCATTTGTTAAAGTTAatacctttcctttctatttagacaatacctgataattgttcttactgtatatagttttactatgttagagttaaaattccctttctatttagacaaaaaggggaaatgtggaagAATCTTTTAGTACACTGTGAGGATATGTcactctggttggtttaataaaaagctgaacagtcagCGGCAAGGCAAGGTTTtcggggcagagaggatgctgggaagaagaaagcagagtcacTAGCCTTCAGGcatgaaggaagcaggaaagcagcttgggcagtacagagtaaaggtaataaagccatgagacagaaagtgaattaataaaaatgtgtcaaattataagaactagttagaaacaagcctaagctattggccaagttttcataattaataacaagtctctgtgtggttatttggaacTGGCAATCAGGACAGAAATGTCCAACTACAATCTACCTTTGTTTATTGGAGTGGATTGGGTTTCATCAGGAGAACCTGATGGTGGCTGCCTAGTCAATTAGTTTAGCTCAGTTTGCAGCAGGTCCCTAGGAAAGAGATAGGTACACATCAAATTTTTACAAACACCGTCAACACTGAAAGTTCTATTGGTCTTTCTATTACAAGTGTATGAGAACATCTTTTCTTGTAGTCACTCTCATGgatcatttactttaaaaaattgtataaagacttcctttctctttagttatgaatatatgcatatctgtgtaggggtttgtgcatgtgagtgcaggagcctgcagaagccagaagcatCAGGTCACCGGgtgctggagttgca belongs to Onychomys torridus chromosome 10, mOncTor1.1, whole genome shotgun sequence and includes:
- the LOC118592409 gene encoding calmodulin-alpha-like — translated: MADQLTEEQTAEFKDAFSPFDKDGDGTITAKELGSVVRSLGQNPTEAELQDMTNEADADGNGTIDVPEFLTRMARTMKDTDSEEEIREAFHVFDKDGNGYISAAELRHVMTNCGEKLTDEEVDEMIREADIDGDGQVNYEGFVQMMAAK